In Epinephelus fuscoguttatus linkage group LG15, E.fuscoguttatus.final_Chr_v1, a genomic segment contains:
- the LOC125901583 gene encoding WW domain-containing adapter protein with coiled-coil-like isoform X1 — MVMYARKPTRVSDGCNDRRDSQSYQTHKSQPKSQSSSLHRYDKVRDGSSDPTPPYKMLRRSDESPVSRHGDTGGHGKAKTSHAVRGKNGTSGSPQENTHNNSSHHGSDSHATQSKPADRHQDPADDWTEHISSSGKKYYYNCRTEVSQWEKPKDLLEREQRQKDSVKMAANSFPRDMDYRQEALQDKASTKTTSGDQSTASNSGHSSSSSSSQSLNSAPGALGSTPCTMSSSSSSSSGQVVPQSVQSPSPALLQDPALLHQLLPALQATLQMNNGSMDMAKLNEVLAAAVTQASLRSVLHKLLTAGPAFNVTALLSAAQHSNQAQHSSQSPVSLTSDASSPRPYVSPRNGTPQSNQKSLLGVHPGSITSSQTRGSMSSGKPGSVPLSQTAEKRPEDPRTLQQRSQEILCTGSNISGAALPHIPSGSTSQTQADTPGSFTPTLVTHFDESLIRHIQGWPSENTEKQAARLHEDIHNMGSLYMSEICTEMKNLRSLVRVCEIQATLREQRILFLRQQSKELDKLKNQNSYMV, encoded by the exons ATGGTGATGTATGCAAGGAAACCAACAAGAGTCAGCGATGG GTGCAACGACAGAAGGGATTCGCAATCCTATCAG ACCCATAAATCTCAGCCAAAGAGCCAGTCCAGCAGCCTTCACCGCTATGACAAGGTGCGCGATGGCTCATCAGACCCCACACCCCCTTACAAGATGCTGCGACGCTCAGACGAAAGTCCTGTCAGCAGACACGGAGATACTGGAGGACATGGCAAGGCAAAAACCTCTCATGCAGTTAGAGGAAAAAATG GGACCAGCGGCTCTCCTCAGGAGAACACCCACAACAACAGCTCCCACCATGGCTCCGACTCGCATGCGACTCAGAGCAAGCCTGCAGACAGG CACCAGGACCCAGCAGATGACTGGACAGAACACATCAGCTCCTCTGGGAAGAAGTACTACTACAACTGTAGAACTGAGGTCTCCCAATGGGAGAAGCCCAAGGACCTGTTGGAGAG GGAACAACGACAGAAAGACTCAGTCAAGATGGCGGCGAACAGTTTCCCCAGAGACATGGACTACAGACAAGAGGCCTTGCAGGACAAAGCCTCAACAA AGACCACATCAGGGGACCAGTCCACAGCATCCAACTCCGgccattcctcctcttcctcttcttctcagAGCCTGAACTCTGCTCCCGGTGCTTTAGGCTCCACCCCCTGCAccatgtcctcctcctcttcatcctcttcaggGCAGGTGGTGCCTCAGTCTGTCCAGTCTCCGTCACCAGCACTGCTGCAGGACCCAGCCCTCCTGCATCAGCTCCTCCCAGCGCTGCAGGCCACTCTGCAGATGAACAACGGCAGCATGGACATGGCTAAACTCAACGAGG TCTTGGCAGCTGCTGTCACCCAAGCTTCCTTGCGGTCTGTGCTTCATAAGCTCCTCACTGCTGGACCTGCTTTCAACGTCACTGCTCTGCTCTCAGCTGCTCAGCACTCCAACCAAG CCCAGCACTCCAGTCAGTCCCCCGTCTCCCTAACGTCTGATGCATCGTCACCGCGGCCGTACGTCTCACCGCGGAACGGCACACCCCAGAGCAACCAGAAATCCCTCCTGGGCGTGCACCCTGGCAGCATCACCTCGTCACAGACAAGG GGCAGCATGTCTTCAGGTAAACCGGGATCGGTCCCCCTGTCTCAGACGGCAGAGAAGCGTCCCGAGGACCCCAGAACTCTCCAGCAGAGAAG CCAGGAGATTCTGTGCACGGGATCAAACATATCCGGTGCTGCGTTGCCCCACATCCCTTCCGGCAGCACAAGCCAAACCCAGGCCGACACCCCCGGCTCCTTCACGCCCACCCTGGTGACTCATTTTGATGAGAGCCTCATCAGACATATCCAAGGATGGCCTTCAGAGAACACTGAGAAACAG GCGGCTCGATTGCATGAAGACATCCACAACATGGGCAGCTTGTACATGTCTGAGATCTGCACAGAGATGAAAAACCTGCGCTCCCTGGTCAGAGTGTGTGAAATCCAGGCCACACTGAGGGAACAGAG AATCCTATTTCTGAGGCAGCAGAGCAAAGAGCTGGACAAGCTGAAGAACCAGAACTCCTACATGGTGTGA
- the LOC125901583 gene encoding WW domain-containing adapter protein with coiled-coil-like isoform X2 translates to MVMYARKPTRVSDGCNDRRDSQSYQTHKSQPKSQSSSLHRYDKVRDGSSDPTPPYKMLRRSDESPVSRHGDTGGHGKAKTSHAVRGKNGTSGSPQENTHNNSSHHGSDSHATQSKPADRHQDPADDWTEHISSSGKKYYYNCRTEVSQWEKPKDLLEREQRQKDSVKMAANSFPRDMDYRQEALQDKASTKTTSGDQSTASNSGHSSSSSSSQSLNSAPGALGSTPCTMSSSSSSSSGQVVPQSVQSPSPALLQDPALLHQLLPALQATLQMNNGSMDMAKLNEAQHSSQSPVSLTSDASSPRPYVSPRNGTPQSNQKSLLGVHPGSITSSQTRGSMSSGKPGSVPLSQTAEKRPEDPRTLQQRSQEILCTGSNISGAALPHIPSGSTSQTQADTPGSFTPTLVTHFDESLIRHIQGWPSENTEKQAARLHEDIHNMGSLYMSEICTEMKNLRSLVRVCEIQATLREQRILFLRQQSKELDKLKNQNSYMV, encoded by the exons ATGGTGATGTATGCAAGGAAACCAACAAGAGTCAGCGATGG GTGCAACGACAGAAGGGATTCGCAATCCTATCAG ACCCATAAATCTCAGCCAAAGAGCCAGTCCAGCAGCCTTCACCGCTATGACAAGGTGCGCGATGGCTCATCAGACCCCACACCCCCTTACAAGATGCTGCGACGCTCAGACGAAAGTCCTGTCAGCAGACACGGAGATACTGGAGGACATGGCAAGGCAAAAACCTCTCATGCAGTTAGAGGAAAAAATG GGACCAGCGGCTCTCCTCAGGAGAACACCCACAACAACAGCTCCCACCATGGCTCCGACTCGCATGCGACTCAGAGCAAGCCTGCAGACAGG CACCAGGACCCAGCAGATGACTGGACAGAACACATCAGCTCCTCTGGGAAGAAGTACTACTACAACTGTAGAACTGAGGTCTCCCAATGGGAGAAGCCCAAGGACCTGTTGGAGAG GGAACAACGACAGAAAGACTCAGTCAAGATGGCGGCGAACAGTTTCCCCAGAGACATGGACTACAGACAAGAGGCCTTGCAGGACAAAGCCTCAACAA AGACCACATCAGGGGACCAGTCCACAGCATCCAACTCCGgccattcctcctcttcctcttcttctcagAGCCTGAACTCTGCTCCCGGTGCTTTAGGCTCCACCCCCTGCAccatgtcctcctcctcttcatcctcttcaggGCAGGTGGTGCCTCAGTCTGTCCAGTCTCCGTCACCAGCACTGCTGCAGGACCCAGCCCTCCTGCATCAGCTCCTCCCAGCGCTGCAGGCCACTCTGCAGATGAACAACGGCAGCATGGACATGGCTAAACTCAACGAGG CCCAGCACTCCAGTCAGTCCCCCGTCTCCCTAACGTCTGATGCATCGTCACCGCGGCCGTACGTCTCACCGCGGAACGGCACACCCCAGAGCAACCAGAAATCCCTCCTGGGCGTGCACCCTGGCAGCATCACCTCGTCACAGACAAGG GGCAGCATGTCTTCAGGTAAACCGGGATCGGTCCCCCTGTCTCAGACGGCAGAGAAGCGTCCCGAGGACCCCAGAACTCTCCAGCAGAGAAG CCAGGAGATTCTGTGCACGGGATCAAACATATCCGGTGCTGCGTTGCCCCACATCCCTTCCGGCAGCACAAGCCAAACCCAGGCCGACACCCCCGGCTCCTTCACGCCCACCCTGGTGACTCATTTTGATGAGAGCCTCATCAGACATATCCAAGGATGGCCTTCAGAGAACACTGAGAAACAG GCGGCTCGATTGCATGAAGACATCCACAACATGGGCAGCTTGTACATGTCTGAGATCTGCACAGAGATGAAAAACCTGCGCTCCCTGGTCAGAGTGTGTGAAATCCAGGCCACACTGAGGGAACAGAG AATCCTATTTCTGAGGCAGCAGAGCAAAGAGCTGGACAAGCTGAAGAACCAGAACTCCTACATGGTGTGA
- the LOC125901587 gene encoding zinc-binding protein A33-like, with protein MASRSEEDLCCPICHDVFRDPVVLSCSHSFCKDCLQDWWREKPIRECPFCKRRSSKDRPPVSLVLKNLCEAFLQEGDQRASEALCSLHSEKLKLFCLEHQQPVCVVCRVSEKHTNHRFKPIDEAARERKGKLQKTLEPLKEKLKTFQQVQVKFNQTAGHMKVQAQHTERQIKEQFKKLHQFLEEEEEARMAALREEKEQKSQMMKEKMEALTREIAALSDTVRATEEELRAEDISFLQNYKAAVDRVQQRPPLDNPQLLSGALIDEAKHLGNLTFNIWSKMKDLVFYTPVILDPNTTHRKLILSEELTSVQHGQRQQLPDNPERLEDYVTVLGSEGFNSGTHSWDIEVGDNTSWSVGVLAESFRKKPQKQYGSWEMWFYRGEYSARSLPGPFTPLQVQRKLQRIRVKLDWNGGELLFSDPDTSTDIHNLKHTFTERLFPYISTVDKVPLKILPLKVCVTKQQETDIRRTLVEEKKLISTAEKNE; from the coding sequence ATGGCTTCCAGATCAGAGGAGGATCTCTGCTGTCCGATCTGTCACGATGTCTTTAGAGATCCTGTCGTTCTGTCGTGTAGCCACAGCTTCTGTAAAGACTGTCTGCAGGACTGGTGGAGAGAGAAACCAATACGTGAGTGTCCATTTTGTAAGAGAAGATCTTCAAAGGACCGCCCGCCTGTTAGTCTGGTATTAAAGAACCTGTGTGAGGCCTTCTTACAGGAGGGAGACCAGAGAGCCTCAGAGGCTCTCTGCAGTCTGCACTCTGAGAAACTCAAACTCTTCTGTctggaacatcaacagccagtgtgtgtcgtCTGCAGGGtttcagaaaaacacaccaaCCACAGATTCAAACCCATCGATGAAGCTGCACGAGAACGCAAGGGGAAACTTCAGAAAACTCTGGAGCCCTTAAAGGAGAAGTTAAAGACTTTTCAGCAAGTTCAAGTGAAGTTTAATCAAACAGCAGGTCACATGAAAGTCCAGGCgcaacacacagagaggcagattaAGGAGCAGTTCAAGAAGCTTCACCAGTTTctagaagaggaagaggaggccagGATGGCTGCACTGAGGGAGGAAAAGGAGCAGAAGAGTCAGATGatgaaggagaagatggaggcTCTGACCAGAGAGATAGCAGCTCtttcagacacagtcagagccacagaggaggaGCTGAGAGCTGAAGACATCTCATTCCTACAGAACTACAAGGCTGCAGTGGACAGAGTCCAGCAGCGCCCCCCACTAGATAATCCACAGCTGCTCTCAGGAGCTCTGATAGATGAGGCCAAACACCTGGGCAACCTGACCTTCAACATCTGGAGCAAGATGAAGGACTTGGTCTTCTACACTCCTGTGATTCTGGACCCAAACACTACTCATCGGAAACTCATCCTGTCTGAGGAACTGACCAGTGTGCAAcatggacagagacagcagcTTCCTGATAATCCAGAAAGACTTGAGGATTATGTCACTGTCCTTGGCTCTGAGGGCTTTAACTCAGGGACTCACAGCTGGGATATCGAAGTTGGAGACAATACATCCTGGTCAGTGGGTGTATTAGCAGAGTCTTTCCGGAAGAAGCCCCAGAAACAGTATGGATCATGGGAAATGTGGTTCTACAGAGGTGAATACTCGGCACGGTCACTACCAGGTCCATTTACTCCTCTCCAAGTGCAGAGGAAGCTCCAGAGGATCAGAGTGAAACTGGACTGGAACGGAGGAGAGCTGTTGTTCTCTGATCCTGATACTAGCACAGACATTCATAACCTAAAACACACTTTCACTGAGAGGCTGTTCCCATACATTAGCACAGTGGACAAAGTCCCACTGAAGATATTACCACTGAAGGTCTGTGTGacaaaacaacaggaaacagataTAAGGAGGACATTAgtggaagaaaaaaagttaataagtacagcagaaaaaaatgagtga